The Humulus lupulus chromosome 4, drHumLupu1.1, whole genome shotgun sequence genome has a window encoding:
- the LOC133832341 gene encoding uncharacterized protein LOC133832341, whose translation MSPYWIVFGKACHLPFKLEHRAQWAIKKLNFDLKASGEKRLIQLNELEEIRYEAYENARIYKERTKKWHDKHIFRREGDESVFKVNGQWLKHYFGAEVEKMASIKLVDE comes from the exons ATGTCTCCTTACTGGATTGTATTTGGGAAGGCTTGTCATTTACCATTTAAGCTTGAGCACCGTGCTCAATGGGCCATTAAAAAGCTGAATTTTGATTTGAAAGCTTCGGGAGAGAAAAGACTTATTCAACTTAATGAGTTAGAAGAAATTCGTTatgaagcttatgagaatgcACGAATTTATAAGGAGCGAACGAAAAAATGGCATGATAAGCACATTTTTCGCAGAGA AGGTGATGAATCTGTgttcaaagtaaatggccaatGGTTGAAGCATTATTTTGGAGCAGAAGTAGAGAAAATGGCGAGCATTAAGCTTGTTGATGAGTAG